The following are from one region of the Microbacterium paraoxydans genome:
- a CDS encoding ABC transporter substrate-binding protein, with translation MKKTPLAVLALGGALTLALAGCGTTQTPSAEGSDAPTSTSAGCTDDTTSTSTGAVSVTDDLGRTVELDKPAERIAVLEWQQIEDALSLCVTPVAVADAEGYSTWVTAEELPEGVVDVGTRQEPNLETLFGTDPDLVIVEVNAADDPIVAQLEAYDVPVLATIGADAEDPIAKMLNTFDLIAQVTGREERADVVTEEFQEHLDTAKAELADRDLATTDFVFFDGWVDGGNVALRPFGQGSLVGEVGEELGLTNAWTGEVDPVYGLGQTDVEGMTTVGDANLFYTGTADPDSESFVDALADNPAWTSLPAVAEDRLTAFPAGIWTFGGPRSTSQIIDGYLEVLSK, from the coding sequence ATGAAGAAGACCCCCCTCGCCGTGCTCGCCCTCGGCGGCGCCCTCACCCTCGCGCTCGCCGGCTGCGGCACCACGCAGACGCCGTCCGCCGAGGGGTCCGACGCCCCGACCTCGACGAGCGCGGGCTGCACGGACGACACCACGAGCACCTCGACCGGGGCGGTCTCCGTCACCGACGATCTCGGCCGCACGGTCGAGCTCGACAAGCCGGCCGAGCGCATCGCAGTGCTCGAGTGGCAGCAGATCGAGGACGCGCTGTCGCTGTGCGTGACGCCGGTCGCGGTGGCCGACGCCGAGGGGTACAGCACCTGGGTCACCGCGGAGGAGCTGCCGGAGGGCGTCGTGGACGTGGGCACCCGCCAGGAGCCGAACCTGGAGACGCTGTTCGGCACCGATCCCGACCTCGTGATCGTCGAGGTCAACGCCGCGGACGACCCCATCGTCGCGCAGCTCGAGGCCTACGACGTGCCCGTGCTCGCGACGATCGGCGCCGATGCGGAGGACCCGATCGCCAAGATGCTGAACACCTTCGACCTCATCGCCCAGGTCACCGGCCGCGAGGAGCGGGCCGACGTCGTCACCGAGGAGTTCCAGGAGCACCTCGACACCGCGAAGGCCGAGCTCGCCGACCGCGACCTCGCCACCACCGACTTCGTGTTCTTCGACGGCTGGGTCGACGGCGGCAACGTGGCGCTGCGTCCGTTCGGCCAGGGCTCGCTCGTCGGCGAGGTGGGCGAGGAGCTCGGGCTGACGAACGCCTGGACCGGCGAGGTCGACCCCGTGTACGGCCTCGGTCAGACGGATGTCGAGGGCATGACGACGGTCGGCGACGCGAACCTGTTCTACACCGGCACCGCGGACCCGGACTCGGAGAGCTTCGTCGACGCCCTCGCCGACAACCCCGCCTGGACCTCGCTCCCCGCGGTGGCGGAGGACCGCCTGACCGCGTTCCCGGCCGGTATCTGGACCTTCGGCGGCCCGCGTTCGACCTCGCAGATCATCGACGGCTACCTCGAGGTGCTCTCGAAGTGA
- a CDS encoding iron ABC transporter permease — protein MTETLRLDDTTATAEPDAPSAVSVGAGGRTPGVWTGVGVLVALAVVLVAVACWHLTQGTSGAVFADTDVLWGSRVPRLAAGVAVGIALGVAGMLLQSLARNALASPDTLGVTAGAYLAVTALAAFGIAVPVWASGAVAFAGGIVAAGIVLGLAGGAGSSTTRLILAGTALALAFQAATSTLLILFDEETKGLLAWGSGSLSQLGLTAFLQAAPVVVVVTVLALLLARRLDILSLGDDTASSLGVPIRSTRTIGILLAVTLTAVAVTLAGPMGFVGLCAPVLARLLTRVVPSLNRHVLLIPAAGLLGALVVILSDALLRAVIGAEAAILIPTGVATTLLGAIVLVLMARRLRDAGPTREPPRVRFGVRSRLRFRITLALVALGVVGVLLLGLLAGHTWLLTGDIALWLQGQAPAPIAFALDERAPRIVAAVVAGAALALSGAVIQGVSRNPLADPGILGVTGGGGLGAVLVITSITSSTGGMIVGAVAGSLLAFALVYLLSWRGGLNADRFLLIGIGVSYFTVSLTTFLLLRSNPWDTPKIYTWLSGTTYGRVWEQVIPLAIVLVIAVPFVVMGRRELDVLSLDEDTPRLVGIRLEPVRLTLLLVAAILAALSVTAIGVIGFVGLVAPHAARALVGARHSRVIPTAVLLGGLLVGIADTIGRTVIAPAQLPAGLVVALIGAPYFVWLLWRSR, from the coding sequence GTGACCGAGACCCTCCGCCTCGACGACACGACGGCGACCGCGGAGCCCGACGCCCCGTCCGCCGTCTCCGTGGGGGCGGGGGGTCGCACGCCCGGGGTGTGGACGGGCGTCGGCGTGCTCGTCGCTCTCGCCGTCGTGCTGGTCGCGGTCGCCTGCTGGCACCTCACCCAGGGCACGAGCGGCGCGGTGTTCGCCGACACCGACGTCCTCTGGGGGTCGCGGGTGCCGCGGCTCGCCGCCGGCGTCGCGGTGGGCATCGCCCTCGGGGTCGCCGGCATGCTGCTGCAGTCCCTCGCCCGCAACGCCCTCGCGTCGCCGGACACGCTCGGCGTGACAGCCGGGGCCTACCTCGCCGTCACGGCGCTCGCCGCGTTCGGGATCGCCGTGCCGGTGTGGGCCTCCGGGGCGGTGGCGTTCGCGGGCGGCATCGTCGCCGCGGGCATCGTGCTCGGGCTGGCCGGAGGGGCGGGGTCGTCCACGACCCGCCTCATCCTCGCCGGCACCGCGCTCGCGCTCGCCTTCCAGGCCGCGACCTCGACGCTGCTCATCCTGTTCGACGAGGAGACCAAGGGACTGCTCGCCTGGGGAAGCGGGAGCCTGTCGCAGCTCGGACTCACCGCGTTCCTCCAGGCGGCACCGGTCGTCGTGGTCGTCACGGTGCTCGCGCTCCTGCTCGCACGGCGCCTCGACATCCTGTCGCTGGGGGACGACACCGCCTCGTCGCTCGGCGTGCCGATCCGGTCGACGAGGACCATCGGGATCCTCCTCGCGGTCACTCTCACGGCGGTCGCGGTGACCCTCGCGGGGCCGATGGGCTTCGTCGGGCTGTGTGCGCCGGTGCTCGCGCGGCTGTTGACGCGGGTGGTGCCGAGCCTGAACCGCCATGTGCTGCTGATCCCCGCGGCGGGGCTCCTCGGCGCCCTCGTCGTCATCCTGTCCGACGCCCTCCTGCGCGCGGTGATCGGCGCGGAGGCCGCGATCCTCATCCCGACCGGCGTCGCGACGACGCTGCTCGGTGCGATCGTGCTCGTGCTCATGGCCCGACGCCTCCGCGACGCCGGGCCCACGCGCGAGCCTCCGCGGGTGCGCTTCGGCGTCCGCAGCCGCCTGCGCTTCCGGATCACCCTCGCCCTCGTCGCCCTCGGCGTGGTCGGGGTGCTGCTGCTCGGACTGCTCGCCGGGCACACCTGGCTGCTCACCGGCGACATCGCGCTGTGGCTGCAGGGGCAGGCTCCCGCTCCCATCGCCTTCGCCCTCGACGAGCGGGCGCCGCGGATCGTGGCCGCCGTGGTCGCCGGCGCCGCGCTCGCGCTCTCCGGCGCCGTGATCCAGGGGGTGAGCCGCAACCCGCTCGCCGACCCGGGCATCCTCGGCGTCACCGGCGGCGGCGGGCTCGGCGCGGTGCTGGTGATCACGAGCATCACGTCGTCGACGGGCGGGATGATCGTCGGGGCCGTCGCGGGCTCGCTGCTCGCCTTCGCCCTCGTCTACCTGCTGTCGTGGCGGGGCGGCCTGAACGCGGACCGTTTCCTGCTGATCGGCATCGGGGTGTCGTACTTCACGGTCTCGCTCACGACCTTCCTCCTGCTGCGGTCGAACCCGTGGGACACCCCGAAGATCTACACCTGGCTCTCCGGCACGACCTACGGGCGGGTGTGGGAGCAGGTCATCCCGCTGGCGATCGTCCTCGTGATCGCGGTGCCGTTCGTGGTGATGGGTCGCCGAGAGCTCGACGTGCTGTCGCTCGATGAGGACACGCCGCGACTGGTCGGCATCCGGCTGGAGCCCGTCCGGTTGACGCTGCTGCTGGTGGCGGCGATCCTCGCGGCGCTGAGCGTGACGGCGATCGGGGTCATCGGCTTCGTGGGGCTCGTGGCGCCGCACGCCGCGCGGGCGCTCGTGGGCGCACGGCACTCGCGGGTGATCCCGACGGCGGTGCTCCTCGGCGGGCTGCTCGTCGGCATCGCGGACACGATCGGCCGGACGGTGATCGCCCCCGCGCAGCTTCCGGCGGGTCTCGTGGTCGCGCTGATCGGCGCCCCGTACTTCGTCTGGCTGCTCTGGCGCTCCCGCTGA
- a CDS encoding alpha/beta fold hydrolase, whose translation MGYITVGTENTTPIELYYEDQGSGQPVVLIHGYPLNGHSWERQTRELLAQGYRVITYDRRGFGQSSKVGSGYDYDTFAADLNTVLETLDLRDVVLVGFSMGTGELARYVGRYGHERIAKLAFLASLEPFLVQRDDNPEGVPQEVFDGIEAAAKGDRYAWFTQFYTDFYNLDENLGTRISQQVVDANWNLSVTSAPVAAYAVVPTWIEDFRDDVKAVAAAGKPTLILHGTKDNILPIDATARRFRQAVPEAEYVEVEGAPHGLLWTHADEVNAALTQFLAR comes from the coding sequence ATGGGTTACATCACCGTCGGCACCGAGAACACCACCCCGATCGAGCTCTACTACGAAGACCAGGGCAGCGGTCAGCCCGTCGTCCTGATCCACGGCTATCCGCTCAACGGCCACAGCTGGGAGCGCCAGACCCGCGAGCTCCTCGCCCAGGGGTACCGCGTCATCACCTACGACCGCCGCGGCTTCGGCCAGTCCTCCAAGGTCGGCTCCGGCTACGACTACGACACGTTCGCGGCCGACCTGAACACGGTGCTCGAGACCCTCGACCTCCGCGACGTCGTGCTCGTGGGCTTCTCGATGGGTACCGGCGAGCTCGCCCGCTACGTCGGCCGCTACGGCCACGAGCGCATCGCGAAGCTCGCCTTCCTCGCGTCGCTCGAGCCCTTCCTCGTGCAGCGCGACGACAACCCCGAAGGCGTGCCGCAGGAGGTCTTCGACGGGATCGAGGCCGCCGCCAAGGGCGACCGCTACGCCTGGTTCACCCAGTTCTACACGGACTTCTACAACCTCGACGAGAACCTCGGCACGCGCATCAGCCAGCAGGTCGTCGACGCGAACTGGAACCTCTCCGTCACCAGCGCCCCGGTCGCCGCGTACGCCGTGGTCCCGACCTGGATCGAGGACTTCCGCGACGACGTGAAGGCCGTGGCCGCCGCCGGCAAGCCCACCCTCATCCTGCACGGCACGAAGGACAACATCCTGCCGATCGACGCGACCGCCCGCCGCTTCCGCCAGGCCGTGCCCGAGGCCGAGTATGTCGAGGTCGAGGGCGCCCCGCACGGCCTCCTCTGGACCCACGCCGACGAGGTCAACGCCGCGCTGACGCAGTTCCTGGCCCGGTAA
- a CDS encoding TetR/AcrR family transcriptional regulator encodes MTEDEARERILSAAEELYYRKGYAAVGMDELRAAAGVSLRRVYSLFPAKTDIVAAVLTRKHAEWEQGLTAAVAQSGDDPRARLLAVYGYLEDWFCSDGFRGCAFINAFGELGGTSPEVAAIVRAHKASFQQYMAELVAATGAPVGLAAQLSLLAEGAQSTAAIGADPEAAVHARRAAEVLIDAALAPA; translated from the coding sequence ATGACCGAAGACGAGGCCCGCGAACGCATCCTCTCTGCCGCGGAGGAGCTGTACTACCGCAAGGGCTACGCGGCGGTCGGCATGGACGAGCTGCGGGCTGCCGCCGGCGTGTCGCTGCGGCGCGTGTACTCGCTGTTCCCGGCGAAGACCGACATCGTCGCGGCGGTGCTCACCCGGAAGCACGCCGAATGGGAGCAGGGGCTCACGGCGGCGGTGGCACAGAGCGGCGACGACCCGCGCGCCCGCCTCCTCGCGGTCTACGGCTACCTCGAGGACTGGTTCTGCAGCGACGGGTTCCGGGGCTGCGCCTTCATCAACGCGTTCGGCGAGCTCGGGGGGACGAGCCCCGAGGTGGCCGCGATCGTCCGCGCGCACAAGGCCTCGTTCCAGCAGTACATGGCGGAGCTCGTCGCGGCCACCGGTGCCCCGGTGGGGCTGGCCGCCCAGCTCTCTCTCCTCGCGGAGGGGGCGCAGAGTACCGCGGCGATCGGCGCCGACCCGGAGGCCGCCGTGCACGCACGCCGCGCCGCCGAGGTCCTGATCGACGCTGCCCTCGCTCCGGCCTGA
- a CDS encoding TspO/MBR family protein — protein METSTKGIARQSLVIAAAVFMLIAAAVGAGAFGGDSVDELQNGALSAQGSYLAPAGPAFSIWSLIYLGLLAYTVWQALPAQRQDERQQAVGGWIALSMVLNGLWLVTARYLTLWLTVLVIALLLATLARIIVLLGRFPARSLADRLLTDGANGLHFGWVTIATVANTAAWLTQTVPGLGADAPDAWAVAVLVVVLVIGAASAWFTGRLAPALATAWGLSWLAVGRLTGEPESTPTAVTAIIVAVLLVIVGVVAVLRRRRLAGTRDRAPLGR, from the coding sequence ATGGAGACTTCGACGAAGGGCATCGCCCGCCAGAGCCTCGTGATCGCCGCCGCCGTGTTCATGCTGATCGCCGCGGCCGTCGGCGCCGGCGCGTTCGGCGGTGACTCCGTCGACGAGCTGCAGAACGGCGCGCTCTCGGCCCAGGGGTCGTACCTCGCCCCCGCCGGACCGGCGTTCTCGATCTGGTCGCTCATCTACCTCGGACTCCTCGCCTACACCGTGTGGCAGGCCCTCCCCGCGCAGCGCCAGGACGAGCGTCAGCAGGCGGTCGGCGGCTGGATCGCCCTCTCCATGGTCCTCAACGGCCTCTGGCTGGTGACCGCGCGGTACCTGACGCTGTGGCTCACCGTGCTCGTGATCGCGCTGCTGCTCGCGACACTCGCGCGCATCATCGTGCTCCTCGGCCGGTTCCCCGCCCGCTCCCTCGCCGACCGCCTGCTCACGGACGGGGCGAACGGCCTGCACTTCGGCTGGGTCACGATCGCGACCGTCGCCAACACCGCCGCCTGGCTCACGCAGACCGTCCCGGGCCTCGGGGCGGACGCCCCCGACGCTTGGGCCGTCGCCGTGCTCGTCGTCGTGCTCGTGATCGGTGCCGCGTCGGCCTGGTTCACGGGCCGCCTCGCTCCGGCGCTGGCAACGGCCTGGGGGCTGAGCTGGCTCGCGGTCGGGCGGCTTACCGGTGAGCCGGAGAGCACGCCCACCGCCGTCACCGCGATCATCGTCGCGGTCCTGCTCGTCATCGTCGGCGTCGTGGCGGTCCTCCGGCGGCGTCGCCTCGCCGGCACGCGCGACCGCGCCCCGCTCGGTCGTTAG
- a CDS encoding response regulator, protein MKLLIADDDPQMVRALRITLAAHGYEVVVAADGAAAIAAAAQTHPDLIMLDLGMPRLDGIEVIQALRGWTSVPIIVVSGRTGSADKVEALDAGADDFVTKPFQVDELLARLRALSRRAVAANGESVVAFGDVVVDLATKTVTRAGTRVHLTPTEWRMLEHLARHPGALVTRQDLLKEIWGSAQVSDSGYLRLYMSQLRKKLEQEPSAPVHLLTESGMGYRLVL, encoded by the coding sequence GTGAAGCTCCTCATCGCCGACGACGACCCCCAGATGGTGCGGGCGCTGCGGATCACCCTCGCGGCCCACGGGTACGAGGTCGTCGTGGCCGCCGATGGCGCCGCCGCGATCGCCGCCGCGGCGCAGACCCATCCCGACCTCATCATGCTCGACCTCGGCATGCCCCGGCTCGACGGCATCGAGGTGATCCAGGCCCTCCGCGGCTGGACGAGCGTGCCCATCATCGTCGTGTCGGGGCGGACGGGCTCGGCCGACAAGGTCGAGGCGCTGGACGCGGGGGCGGACGACTTCGTCACGAAGCCCTTCCAGGTGGATGAACTGCTGGCCCGGCTCCGGGCGCTCTCCCGCCGCGCGGTCGCCGCGAACGGGGAGTCCGTGGTCGCGTTCGGGGATGTCGTCGTCGACCTCGCGACGAAGACCGTGACCCGTGCCGGCACCCGTGTGCACCTCACGCCGACCGAGTGGCGGATGCTCGAGCACCTCGCACGGCACCCCGGCGCGCTCGTGACCCGGCAGGACCTCCTCAAGGAGATCTGGGGCAGCGCGCAGGTATCCGACTCCGGCTACCTCCGGCTGTACATGTCGCAGCTCCGCAAGAAGCTGGAGCAGGAGCCCTCGGCGCCGGTCCACCTGCTCACCGAGTCGGGGATGGGGTACCGGCTGGTCCTCTAA
- a CDS encoding ATP-binding protein, with amino-acid sequence MSAERPLRPATDRNRRGRLRVLLGAAPGVGKTFEMLAEGRRLRDEGRDVVIAIVETHGRAATAALTSGLPEVPRREDAHRGVVLSELDLDAVLALGPEIALVDEFAHTNAPGSRNPKRWQDVEELLDAGIDVVTTVNVQHIESLNAVVEKITGIAQRETIPDAVVRAADEIEVVDLAPQTLRDRLAAGLVYPAERIDAALSHYFRLGNLTALRELALLWLADEVDSALRSYRAEQGIAGAWQARERVVVALTGGPEGETLLRRGARIAARSAGGELLAVHVTAQDGLRDETPGALAAQRSLVESLGGSYHQVVGDDIPATLVEFAQGADATQLVIGVSRRGRLAAALTGPGIGAEVIRRSGDIDVHIVTHAAAGGRLALPRITGGALGWRRQALGFGVALVFGPLLSWLMFTVRSPESITAEVLAYQLLVVVVALIGGIRPAVFAAVLSGITLDFLFVAPLFTITIAHPLHVLALTLYVIIAILVSLIVDQAARRARTAQRATAEAELLAAVAGNVLRGDNAVLALVSRTREAFGLSGVRLLTPSGEVLASDGEPVPDGRATTIPVGVASGGGPRAVLELNGEPIAGPERRLLDAIVAQLAAAIEHTDLRATAREAEALAETDQVRSALLSAVSHDLRRPLASAVAAIGGLRGAHGLSAEDRAELLETADESLATLSTLVTDLLDVSRVEAGVLAVSAQRIDAAGPVLAAVDELGLGPADVELALDPDLPPLHADPVLLQRVLVNVLANAHRHAPAGSRVLVSSSRLGDRAEIRIVDRGEGIAPERRDAIFQPFQRFGDTDNTTGLGLGLALSRGFTEGMGGSLTPEDTPGGGLTMVISLPLAAGTADTEGTE; translated from the coding sequence ATGAGCGCAGAGCGGCCGCTGCGCCCCGCGACGGACCGGAACCGCCGCGGGCGACTGCGCGTCCTCCTCGGCGCCGCGCCGGGCGTCGGGAAGACCTTCGAGATGCTCGCCGAGGGCCGGAGGCTCCGTGACGAGGGTCGCGACGTCGTCATCGCGATCGTCGAGACCCATGGCCGTGCGGCCACGGCCGCCCTCACCTCCGGGCTGCCCGAGGTGCCGCGCCGGGAGGACGCCCACCGCGGGGTCGTCCTCTCCGAGCTCGACCTCGACGCGGTGCTCGCCCTCGGCCCGGAGATCGCGCTCGTGGACGAGTTCGCGCACACGAACGCCCCCGGCTCGCGGAACCCCAAGCGCTGGCAGGACGTCGAGGAGCTGCTGGACGCAGGGATCGACGTCGTCACCACCGTGAACGTGCAGCACATCGAGTCGCTGAACGCGGTCGTGGAGAAGATCACCGGGATCGCCCAGCGCGAGACCATCCCGGACGCGGTGGTCCGCGCCGCCGATGAGATCGAGGTCGTCGACCTCGCGCCGCAGACGCTCCGCGACCGCCTCGCCGCGGGCCTCGTCTACCCCGCGGAGCGCATCGACGCCGCGCTCTCGCACTACTTCCGCCTCGGCAACCTCACCGCGCTGCGGGAGCTCGCGCTGCTGTGGCTCGCCGACGAGGTCGACAGCGCGCTCCGCAGCTATCGCGCCGAACAGGGCATCGCCGGAGCGTGGCAGGCACGCGAGCGGGTGGTCGTCGCCCTCACCGGCGGCCCGGAGGGCGAGACGCTGCTGCGCCGCGGGGCCCGCATCGCCGCCCGGTCCGCCGGCGGGGAGCTGCTCGCCGTGCACGTGACCGCCCAGGACGGGCTGCGCGACGAGACCCCCGGCGCCCTGGCCGCGCAGCGCTCCCTCGTCGAGTCGCTCGGCGGGAGCTACCATCAGGTGGTCGGCGACGACATCCCCGCGACGCTGGTGGAGTTCGCCCAGGGTGCCGACGCCACGCAGCTCGTGATCGGGGTCAGTCGTCGCGGCCGCCTCGCCGCCGCGCTCACCGGGCCGGGCATCGGCGCCGAGGTCATCCGCCGCTCGGGCGATATCGACGTGCACATCGTGACCCACGCCGCGGCGGGCGGCCGGCTCGCCCTCCCCCGCATCACCGGCGGTGCGCTCGGCTGGCGGCGTCAGGCGCTGGGGTTCGGCGTGGCACTGGTGTTCGGCCCGCTGCTCTCCTGGCTGATGTTCACGGTCCGTAGCCCGGAGTCGATCACGGCCGAGGTGCTCGCCTACCAGCTCCTCGTCGTGGTGGTCGCCCTCATCGGCGGCATCCGCCCCGCGGTGTTCGCGGCGGTCCTCTCCGGCATCACCCTCGACTTCCTCTTCGTCGCCCCGCTGTTCACGATCACGATCGCGCACCCCCTGCACGTGCTCGCGCTCACCCTCTACGTCATCATCGCGATCCTCGTGAGCCTCATCGTCGACCAGGCCGCCCGCCGGGCGCGGACTGCGCAGCGGGCGACCGCCGAGGCGGAGCTCCTCGCGGCCGTCGCCGGGAATGTCCTCCGCGGCGACAACGCCGTGCTCGCCCTCGTCAGCCGCACGCGGGAGGCGTTCGGGCTGAGCGGGGTGCGGCTGCTCACCCCGTCCGGGGAGGTGCTGGCGAGCGACGGCGAGCCCGTGCCGGACGGCCGCGCCACGACCATCCCGGTCGGGGTCGCGTCCGGTGGGGGACCGCGGGCCGTGCTGGAGCTCAACGGCGAGCCGATCGCCGGTCCGGAGCGCCGCCTGCTCGACGCGATCGTCGCCCAGCTCGCCGCCGCCATCGAGCACACCGATCTGCGAGCCACGGCACGGGAGGCGGAGGCTCTCGCCGAGACCGATCAGGTGCGCAGCGCCCTCCTCTCCGCCGTCAGTCACGATCTGCGGCGGCCGCTCGCCTCGGCCGTCGCGGCGATCGGCGGCCTCCGCGGCGCGCACGGCCTGTCCGCCGAAGACCGCGCGGAGCTGCTGGAGACCGCGGACGAGAGCCTCGCGACGCTCTCCACCCTCGTCACCGACCTCCTCGACGTGAGCCGGGTGGAGGCGGGGGTGCTCGCCGTCTCGGCGCAGCGGATCGACGCAGCCGGCCCCGTGCTCGCCGCCGTGGACGAGCTCGGCCTCGGCCCCGCCGACGTCGAGCTCGCGCTCGATCCCGACCTCCCGCCGCTGCACGCCGACCCGGTGCTGCTCCAGCGCGTGCTCGTGAACGTGCTCGCCAACGCCCACCGGCACGCGCCGGCGGGCAGCCGTGTGCTCGTGTCGAGCAGCCGGCTGGGCGATCGGGCGGAGATCCGGATCGTCGACCGCGGCGAGGGGATCGCCCCCGAGCGGCGCGATGCGATCTTCCAGCCGTTCCAGCGCTTCGGCGACACCGACAACACGACCGGGCTGGGGCTCGGGCTCGCCCTCTCCCGCGGATTCACCGAGGGCATGGGCGGTAGCCTGACACCGGAGGACACCCCTGGGGGCGGACTCACCATGGTCATCTCCCTGCCGCTCGCCGCAGGGACCGCCGACACGGAGGGCACGGAGTGA
- the kdpC gene encoding potassium-transporting ATPase subunit KdpC, with protein sequence MSSTTRTTMRTAGVAVRAMLVLTLVLGVGYTLLVTGIGQLLLPAQANGSMLPGGRGSALIGQSFTDAEGEALPEYFQSRPSAAGDGYDGAWSGGSNLGPENPDLVAEIAARKAEIAAREGVDPSAVPADAVTASGSGLDPHISVAYALLQVPRVAAARDLPEDDVRALVESRIQGRDLGFLGEERINVAELNLALDDREGA encoded by the coding sequence ATGTCGTCCACCACCCGCACCACGATGCGCACCGCCGGTGTCGCCGTCCGCGCGATGCTCGTCCTCACCCTCGTCCTCGGCGTCGGGTACACGCTGCTCGTCACCGGCATCGGCCAGCTCCTCCTCCCCGCACAGGCGAACGGCTCGATGCTCCCCGGCGGCCGGGGCAGCGCGCTCATCGGCCAGTCCTTCACGGATGCCGAGGGCGAGGCCCTGCCGGAGTACTTCCAGTCCCGCCCCTCGGCGGCCGGCGACGGGTACGACGGGGCCTGGTCGGGCGGCAGCAACCTCGGGCCGGAGAATCCCGACCTCGTCGCCGAGATCGCCGCGCGGAAGGCCGAGATCGCCGCGAGGGAGGGGGTCGATCCGTCCGCGGTGCCCGCGGATGCCGTGACCGCGTCCGGCTCCGGACTCGACCCGCACATCAGCGTCGCGTACGCCCTGCTCCAGGTGCCGCGGGTGGCCGCCGCCCGCGACCTGCCGGAGGACGACGTCCGGGCGCTGGTGGAGTCTAGGATTCAAGGGCGGGACCTGGGGTTCCTCGGCGAGGAGCGCATCAACGTCGCGGAGCTGAATCTCGCACTCGACGACCGGGAGGGTGCATGA